The proteins below come from a single Mycolicibacterium sp. TY81 genomic window:
- a CDS encoding flavin monoamine oxidase family protein yields MSKSPEGDAEVASVDVVIVGAGFAGLSAADRLSSQGVSVLVVEGRDRVGGRSYSGEVAGVKVDLGATWVAQRHNAIRDLMERLGCSLTPQFDEGLNVLWMAGERQTYTGTLPTTGPVDAEDLGRILMELTTLLDTIDVNAAWKSPDAGQLDAISFGEWLDRQQAATSTRALMFIVTRVQWGCSPLDVSLLHVLRYIQAVGGLDHMLAVEGGQQEFRVTETTQEIAKRLAAQIGDRIVLNTQVREISQDDNGVTVFTDSGEISAKYAIVTAAPEHRAYIEYHPALPAKTEGLTTSFPMGALSKAFVAYDKPFWRSEGLSGEALTDTAPVFITFDVSPGDGGPGILMVFCTARVYDGFGPDVRRKLVLDQLVELYGEQAGSPIDYIDHCWGTEPFAPGGPHPAAPPFASVNYGEALTTPHGRIHWAGTETAGEWAGTMNGAILTGLHTAEQIAQRLGRPAEVSA; encoded by the coding sequence TTGTCGAAATCACCTGAGGGCGACGCCGAAGTCGCATCGGTCGACGTCGTGATTGTCGGTGCGGGCTTCGCCGGCCTGAGCGCCGCGGATCGGCTCTCCAGTCAGGGTGTATCAGTTCTCGTCGTAGAAGGCCGTGACCGGGTCGGTGGCCGTTCGTACTCAGGGGAAGTGGCCGGTGTCAAGGTCGACCTGGGTGCAACCTGGGTTGCCCAGCGCCACAACGCAATCCGTGACCTGATGGAGCGCTTGGGATGTTCGCTGACCCCTCAGTTCGATGAAGGGCTCAACGTTCTCTGGATGGCCGGGGAACGCCAGACCTACACCGGCACCCTGCCGACGACCGGACCGGTGGACGCCGAGGACCTGGGCCGCATCCTGATGGAGCTGACCACATTGCTGGACACCATCGACGTCAACGCCGCCTGGAAATCCCCCGACGCCGGTCAGCTCGACGCGATCTCGTTCGGCGAATGGTTGGACCGGCAGCAGGCCGCGACCAGCACACGTGCCCTGATGTTCATCGTCACCAGGGTGCAGTGGGGCTGCAGCCCGCTCGACGTGTCACTGCTGCATGTGTTGCGCTACATCCAGGCCGTGGGCGGGCTCGATCACATGCTCGCCGTCGAAGGCGGACAGCAGGAGTTCCGCGTCACCGAAACCACGCAGGAGATCGCCAAGCGGCTCGCGGCGCAGATCGGCGACCGAATTGTGCTGAACACCCAGGTCCGCGAGATCTCCCAAGACGACAACGGCGTCACGGTCTTTACCGACTCGGGAGAGATCAGCGCCAAGTACGCCATCGTCACCGCGGCCCCTGAGCATCGGGCGTACATCGAGTACCACCCCGCCCTGCCCGCCAAGACCGAGGGGCTCACGACGAGCTTCCCGATGGGTGCCCTGAGCAAGGCATTCGTCGCCTACGACAAGCCCTTCTGGCGGTCCGAGGGGCTTTCGGGTGAGGCATTGACCGATACCGCGCCGGTGTTCATCACCTTCGACGTGTCCCCCGGCGATGGCGGGCCGGGCATCCTGATGGTCTTCTGCACCGCTCGGGTGTACGACGGCTTCGGTCCGGACGTTCGGCGGAAACTGGTGCTCGACCAGTTGGTCGAACTGTACGGCGAGCAGGCCGGCAGCCCCATCGACTACATCGATCACTGTTGGGGCACAGAACCTTTCGCCCCGGGTGGCCCGCATCCGGCCGCGCCGCCTTTTGCATCGGTGAACTACGGCGAGGCCCTCACCACGCCGCACGGGCGCATCCACTGGGCGGGCACGGAAACCGCGGGCGAGTGGGCCGGGACCATGAACGGCGCCATCCTGACCGGTCTGCACACCGCCGAGCAGATCGCCCAACGACTGGGCCGCCCCGCAGAAGTCTCGGCATAA
- a CDS encoding MspA family porin: protein MAPAVHAAPVDMAPQVYDKVSPDGWHLNLQIKNEVVNSVPNLAAAANSREAFVTATATATATGGGNPIQDSLFILGYQLGCQSDVSAGLVMGGTGGVAGSAGVPSGVGGTIGAAGFLETIVQPGVIVDLPMTNMALSPGNTASLGVDNLHIKADACGGDVNIRSYAYLRISTAASHFSYAIYGDPIKI from the coding sequence ATGGCACCGGCAGTACATGCCGCGCCGGTCGACATGGCTCCGCAGGTCTACGACAAGGTGTCCCCGGACGGCTGGCATCTGAATCTGCAGATCAAGAACGAGGTCGTGAACTCTGTTCCCAATCTCGCGGCGGCGGCCAACTCGCGTGAAGCATTTGTCACTGCCACCGCGACCGCAACGGCGACCGGTGGTGGAAATCCGATCCAGGACAGCCTCTTCATCCTCGGCTATCAATTGGGTTGCCAATCGGACGTTTCGGCAGGTTTGGTCATGGGCGGCACCGGCGGCGTTGCCGGTTCAGCGGGCGTACCGTCCGGCGTCGGCGGCACCATCGGCGCTGCGGGCTTCCTGGAAACCATTGTCCAGCCTGGCGTCATCGTCGATCTGCCGATGACCAACATGGCGCTGAGCCCGGGCAACACCGCGTCTCTGGGCGTTGACAATCTGCACATCAAAGCCGATGCCTGTGGCGGCGACGTCAACATCCGCTCATACGCATACTTGCGCATTTCGACTGCGGCCAGCCACTTCTCGTACGCCATCTACGGCGACCCGATCAAGATCTGA